One Urocitellus parryii isolate mUroPar1 chromosome 9, mUroPar1.hap1, whole genome shotgun sequence DNA segment encodes these proteins:
- the Atp6v1g3 gene encoding V-type proton ATPase subunit G 3 — protein MTSQSQGIHQLLQAEKRAKDKLEEAKKRKGKRLKQAKEEAMAEVDQYRMQRDQEFRLKQSKIMGSQSNVSYEIEEQTQGKLQELHGSYNKCMEDVIKQLLMMVCDINPEIHMNYRTTN, from the exons ATGACCAGCCAGTCCCAGGGAATCCACCAGCTCCTTCAGGCAGAGAAAAGGGCCAAGGACAAGTTAGAGGAAGCCAAGAAGA GAAAGGGGAAGAGACTGAAGCAAGCTAAGGAGGAGGCGATGGCTGAAGTGGACCAATACAGAATGCAGAGAGACCAGGAGTTTCGACTTAAACAGTCTAAG ATAATGGGTTCTCAGAGTAATGTCTCCTACGAAATTGAAGAACAAACACAGGGAAAGCTTCAGGAACTTCATGGGAGCTACAACAAGTGTATGGAGGATGTGATTAAACAGCTCTTGATGATGGTCTGCGACATAAACCCAGAAATCCACATGAACTACAGAACCACCAACTGA